The sequence AGAAGATGATTTAACAACAATGTCAgggatatatatatgaagAAACAAATATTCCTACCCTTGCCCCTTCTTGTCGAGTCCACGACGATGCATCTGGGGCAGATTTTAGCTCTGTTGAGCTTCCATATACTCTATATGCCAGAAGGATTTCTTACCCTCCGTATTGACTAAGAACGTCGAGAACCTGTAGGTTGAGCCGACGGAGGCTGAAGTCCCATTGACCGGCATGGCCATCGGTGCTTTTGAAATACGCGCTTCCTACTTTTCTCTCGGGTTGAATATACCAACTGCCACACCGTTCGTTTGCTATTAATGGTAGACGATAGTGCTCGGAGACTCCCTGGGCAAACTGCGAGTCGCTTTCGATAGATTTCAGCCTATTGGTTATAGACAACGCTGATCTCTTGAGATCTGAAAGGATATGCGACAGACTCTGAGCCTGGGAGGGAAACTCAATTTCGGAAATCGAGACCGGGTAGGCGGTCGATCCCGCCATGCCTTGGGGGCGCACGGCAATGGCTGGAGATGGGTGGGTTCAAGGCCGAAACGCTCCGAAATGTAACTCAGTATTCTCCGGATGTGGACTGCAAACTGACACACTGGTTCGACACGTGCTGGGAATCTGCGAGCGCGGCCAGCACAAGGGAGTGAGAGTACGGAAGGATTGCGCGTTTTTCTCTACTCTCCTACTCCATCCACGGCTCAAAGATTCTCCCCCAGACGACACGATTAACCAAATTAGGCAGATCCAGGCAAGGCGTTGGGGTAGTTAATTATCCTGTGAGCATCTAGCATGCCCCGTCTTCAAAACGTCAGTGCCTCCTCCaacctttattttttttttttttttttttttcccctggGACGTTTGGCTTTGAATTCTACCCGAGGAGGGGTTTCTCCACCTCCCGCCGGCTGGGGCGAGTGTGCGGCTAGAATTGCGCGGTATGGATCTCAATTTCGACGCCGTGGATCAGGCTGGGTCGGCGAATGACGACAATTGGGCTGTTCAGAAATTCAAATCAAATTCAAAGTCAACATCATGTTGTTATCCTTGCATTCAAAAATGCGAGTATTGTTGCCTGCATTCCCGTTACTAGAGCAAAATCCACACCATACATATAACCCGGTGACGGTCGCATCCATGTTGCTTTGCGATCTGATGTAGCGCTGCCCCTCCCCCTCCACAAGCAGTTTGTCTCGCACGCGGCGCCACCAGCCCCTCCGAACGGAACTTTCCCATTTGTTTGCTGTTTATTCTCACGCATTCGAAGCTTGTAGGAAAAACCTTTTTAATCTTCACTCACCTGCCTAGAAATATTCCTcgcttctcttttttttatttttttctctgCCAACTCCTCACCTGTCAAGCACTTCTCCAGCCTGCCCTTCGCGCTTAGCCCTGGTGTTCCTCTATACTTGTCCCAATTGTACTCAATATCCATCAATCTTATATCGATCAACGGAATACGAAGACCAGCGGTCTAAACAAAGGCTTCCACCATGCCGAAGGTTAGTTCTCCATCTCCCGCACCTGATTGCCAGGGAATGATCGTGGTTCCATGTCCACTCACTGCATGCCGGCTTGTGGGTGTGGAGACCTCTAGTGGGTTCATGCTGCTGACCTTGTTTCTTCCTTTACCTGTAGATCACTGAGATTCTCTTCGACTGCGACAATACCCTTGTCCTCTCCGAAGAACTCGCTTTCGAAGCATGCGCCGATATCGCCAATGAGATCCTCGAAAAGAACAACATCGACCATCGCTACACCGGCGACCAGCTCATCGTCGACTTCGTCGGCCAAAACTTCCGTGGGATGATGGTCTCGCTGCAGGCCAAATTCAACTTTACTCTGACCCCAGAGGAACTCGAGGCCTATGtgaaggaggaagaaaaCCGTGTAATCGCCAAGCTCGTTGCCAAGGCAAAGCCCTGCGTTGGCGCCAACGAAGAGCTCGAGAAGCTCGCAAAGTCCGGAAAGTATGGCCTCGCCGTCGTCTCTTCCTCGGCTCTTCGCCGTGTCAGGGCATCGATCGAGAAAGTCGACCAGGAGAAATACTTCCCCAAGGATCATATCTTCAGCGCTGCCACCTCGCTCGAGAAGCCCACCACCAAGCCGGACCCAGCCATCTATCTGCACACCCTCAAAGTTCTCAACAAGGAGCCTACCGAATGCGTTGCCATTGAGGACAGCAAGAGTGGTGCATTGAGTGCCATTCGTGCTGGAATCCCGGTCATCGCTTACGTCGGCAGCTATAACGGCACCACGAAACAAACTGAAATGGCCAAGACTCTTCTTGATTTGGGTTGTAAGGTCGTTATGAAGGACTGGGCCGAATTCGAAAAATGCCTTGCTGAAATCGAGGCCGcctaaagaaaaaaagcgGTTTTATGGGGACGCCTCTTCATAGCGCTCTACCCTCGCTTTTCGCCTCACGACGGTAATACCTTGAAAcgatggaaaaaaaaaaaaaaaaggatgaaaAGTTAATAAATAAACGCAATGCCTGCCGATGCACATGTTGCGATACACGCGATACAGCTCCTagcatttttattttctgaTCGCTCTCGGAACATCGATCAACAATCGCCAAGGGAAAGGCGTACTGGAATGTAATTTCATTCTACTTGCATTAGACAGGAAGCATAACGAGCAAATCAAATAAAAACATAGATGCCGCACCACCAATTCATTCCAAATAcgcagtacggagtactccgtactcatTCCTTATTCATACTATTAATGTGTCTGTGTCGCTAAAAAGGGCCTTCAGCCTTGTTAGTGATGGAGCTATTAACTTCGTACACCGCACTCCACATTCCAGAAAAAAATTCATCTTGAAGTtcgggggggggggggggggggggggggggggggggaggaaaaGATGAATCTAGATCTATCAGTCACTGCATATCACTGGGCGAGCCTTTCTGCCCGGAGCAAACAACTGCGCCGCACTCTTACGATGTGGTCATCCCAACAGCCgcgaagtactccgtacatagttcctcaaaaaaaaaaaaagaagaaaaaaaggaggaagaATTGGCATGACACTGAATCAGCAGGATCAAAGCGCAATAGCGATAAAATGCCGtgtgctccgtactccgtaagaCTTTCGCCTTCTTTTCAAGAATGAAGCCTGGGATGCGGTGGGAAGCTCTATGGAGTAGTATTAAATTCGTCCGTGCGACGGGAAAGGGGGGAAATTGAGTTTTGCGCCCAGTCGAGCCGGCAAGCGGA is a genomic window of Coccidioides posadasii str. Silveira chromosome 3, complete sequence containing:
- a CDS encoding uncharacterized protein (EggNog:ENOG410PJGF~COG:S~BUSCO:12767at33183) — translated: MPKITEILFDCDNTLVLSEELAFEACADIANEILEKNNIDHRYTGDQLIVDFVGQNFRGMMVSLQAKFNFTLTPEELEAYVKEEENRVIAKLVAKAKPCVGANEELEKLAKSGKYGLAVVSSSALRRVRASIEKVDQEKYFPKDHIFSAATSLEKPTTKPDPAIYLHTLKVLNKEPTECVAIEDSKSGALSAIRAGIPVIAYVGSYNGTTKQTEMAKTLLDLGCKVVMKDWAEFEKCLAEIEAA